The following are from one region of the Anolis carolinensis isolate JA03-04 unplaced genomic scaffold, rAnoCar3.1.pri scaffold_15, whole genome shotgun sequence genome:
- the LOC134294501 gene encoding uncharacterized protein LOC134294501, translated as MDDGTCTISTHLLTSMVCILRDHYDPHQRLFGRIWTMNDGTYTTSTHLLTSMVGILRDHYDPHQRLFGRIWTMNDGTYTTSTHLLTSMVGILRDHYDPHQRLFGRIWTMNDGTYTTSTHLLTSMVGILRDHYDPHQRLFGRIWTMNDGTCTISTHLLTSMVGILRDHYDPHQRLFGRIWTMNDGTYTTSTHLLTSMVGILRDHYDPHQRLFGRIWTMNDGTCTFTHLPTSMVGILRDHYDPHQRLFGRIWTMNDGTYTTSTHLLTSMVCILRDHYDPHQRLFGRIWTMNDGTYTTSTHLLTSMVCILRDHYDPHQRLFGRIWTVNDGTYTTSTHLLTSMVCILRDHYDPHQRLFGRIWTMNDGTCTFTHLPTSMVGILRDHYDPHQRLFGRIWTMNDGTYTTSTHLLTSMVCILRDHYDPHQRLFGRIWTVNDGTYTTSTHLLTSMVCILRDHYDPHQRLFGRIWTMNDGTCTFTHLPTSMVGILRDHYDPHQRLFGRIWTMNDGTYTISTHLLTSMAGILRDHYDPHQRLFGRIWTMNDGTCTFTHLPTSMVGILRDHYDPHQRLFGRIWTMNDGTYTTSTHLLTSMVCILRDHYDPHQRLFGRIWTMNDGTYTTSTHLLTSMVCILRDHYDPHQRLF; from the coding sequence atggatgatgggacttgcactatctcCACTCACTTGCTTACATCTATGGTGTGTATACTCAGAGACCACTACGACCCTCACCAAAGACTGTTTGGAAGAAtttggaccatgaatgatgggacttacacTACCTCCACTCACTTGCTTACATCTATGGTGGGCATACTCAGAGACCACTACGACCCTCACCAAAGACTGTTTGGAAGAAtttggaccatgaatgatgggacttacacTACCTCCACTCACTTGCTTACATCTATGGTGGGCATACTCAGAGACCACTACGACCCTCACCAAAGATTGTTTGGAAGAAtttggaccatgaatgatgggacttacacTACCTCCACTCACTTGCTTACATCTATGGTGGGCATACTCAGAGACCACTACGACCCTCACCAAAGATTGTTTGGAAGAAtttggaccatgaatgatgggacttgcactatctcCACTCACTTGCTTACATCTATGGTGGGCATACTCAGAGACCACTACGACCCTCACCAAAGATTGTTTGGAAGAAtttggaccatgaatgatgggacttacacTACCTCCACTCACTTGCTTACATCTATGGTGGGCATACTCAGAGACCACTACGACCCTCACCAAAGACTGTTTGGAAGAAtttggaccatgaatgatgggacttgcacctTCACTCacttgcctacatctatggtggGCATACTCAGAGACCACTACGACCCTCACCAAAGACTGTTTGGAAGAAtttggaccatgaatgatgggacttacacTACCTCCACTCACTTGCTTACATCTATGGTGTGTATACTCAGAGACCACTACGACCCTCACCAAAGATTGTTTGGAAGAAtttggaccatgaatgatggTACTTACACTACCTCCACTCACTTGCTTACATCTATGGTGTGTATACTCAGAGACCACTACGACCCTCACCAAAGACTGTTTGGAAGAATTTGGACCGtgaatgatgggacttacacTACCTCCACTCACTTGCTTACATCTATGGTGTGTATACTCAGAGACCACTACGACCCTCACCAAAGACTGTTTGGAAGAAtttggaccatgaatgatgggacttgcacctTCACTCacttgcctacatctatggtggGCATACTCAGAGACCACTACGACCCTCACCAAAGATTGTTTGGAAGAAtttggaccatgaatgatgggacttacacTACCTCCACTCACTTGCTTACATCTATGGTGTGTATACTCAGAGACCACTACGACCCTCACCAAAGACTGTTTGGAAGAATTTGGACCGtgaatgatgggacttacacTACCTCCACTCACTTGCTTACATCTATGGTGTGTATACTCAGAGACCACTACGACCCTCACCAAAGACTGTTTGGAAGAAtttggaccatgaatgatgggacttgcacctTCACTCacttgcctacatctatggtggGCATACTCAGAGACCACTACGACCCTCACCAAAGACTGTTTGGAAGAAtttggaccatgaatgatgggacttacacTATCTCCACTCACTTGCttacatctatggcgggcatacTCAGAGACCACTACGACCCTCACCAAAGATTGTTTGGAAGAAtttggaccatgaatgatgggacttgcacctTCACTCacttgcctacatctatggtggGCATACTCAGAGACCACTACGACCCTCACCAAAGACTGTTTGGAAGAAtttggaccatgaatgatgggacttacacTACCTCCACTCACTTGCTTACATCTATGGTGTGTATACTCAGAGACCACTACGACCCTCACCAAAGATTGTTTGGAAGAAtttggaccatgaatgatgggacttacacTACCTCCACTCACTTGCTTACATCTATGGTGTGTATACTCAGAGACCACTACGACCCTCACCAAAGACTGTTTTGA